Below is a genomic region from Ascaphus truei isolate aAscTru1 chromosome 8, aAscTru1.hap1, whole genome shotgun sequence.
CTATATTACTCGTTGGCAAGTGCATGAAAGAGGACAGAGCTAATTATTTTCTAGTGTTTGTGAACTGCCTGCTAGAAAATATGTTCCGCAAACCACTAAAATGTCACCAACCCACTAgaacagcggtgtgcaaactgggtgggggaggggccaTGGGATGGCATGAGGCCTCGGCAACCTATTACTTACAGAGACTCAGACAGCTGCCGACATGTCGCCATGTCAACGCAGCAGCAAATGACGGCGCGGgatcatgtgaccccgcggcgtcaattTACTCAGCATGCTGTATATGTACACACCCCGTGCAGGTTTTACACTTCTGATTTTTATTATAAATAGTACATTTCTATAAATTTTgctatgtgcacttctatatttatactcactTGGAATTCCTTTGGTAACAgtgatgtgtgtttgtgtgtttcacTTCAAAGACAAAAAAACATGTAATTAAATGCCAAATCAATCATCTATTTTTTATCTCAGAAGGGTATTTTAGTTCAATTCTTTTTtcacagtccagggggagcatataggagaaaaacaacacaaacaaatctaagtgcagatgataATGCAAACTAATCGTGTAACAGCTtgaatcttggctcctatgtgcagcctactcacaagatgccagAAGTATTAAAGCaactccaaaactgtggcaatacTGTCTTTGTACCGGGTCAGGATGTGCACCAAATGAGTCATCAGACAGGGGTATCAAGAGAGATGAACCTCAGCAGTACAAAAGAAATATatcatagcacagatcaatacaataaaaaaggtttatattaaaaaaacaaatagaaattTGCACTTACAATAATGCAAAATTAAAAAGGCACTGTAACACTTGTCATGTATTGGCAGGCGCAACTGGATACTGCTGCTCACCACATTCCTCTGTTCGGACACCCCGTCCCTCTCGGGAACTCTCCACGGTCCGGAGCCTTCCCGCTGTTCGTGTTTGCGGTCTCAGCTTCGTCACGTCCTCGTGGATACACGCCACTTCCGGAATCTCTTTGGCGGTCAGCTGGCAGTCAGGAGCGCATCTACCCCGTGCTCTGTTAGGCTAGAGACTCCCCACTCTACGCGTCTCGCCAAAACAAGGtccacggcttcgtcaggagtgtagcGCCTACATGACTAACTGCTGACAGTGTTGCTGGATGTCTTTCCTGCGTGAACACGGTGTTGGCTTGAGCCCATCGTTAAACCTGGCAGTAATGATGGATGGGTTTCCTGCATGAACACAGTGTTATCATCGGCCCGCTAAACCTCTGTAAGAAACAACACCTGAAGTTTCTCTCTCTGGCCCTCTCAGGTGGTGGGTTTGAAACAGGCCCTGCATCCAGCAGGCCTGGGAACTGTTCCAACAGGCGTCCTTGCtggttggggggaaaaaaaaaaaggcttttgcCTTTTATACTGCGGAGGTTCATCTCTCCTGATACCCCTGTCTGATGACACTCATTTGGTGCACATCCTGACCTGGTACAAAGACACAGTTTGAGTTGCTTTAATACTTCTGACATCGTGAATAggctgcacataggagccaagattcaAGCTGTTACACAATTTGATTGCACTATCAcctgcacttagatttgtttgtgtttttctcctatatgctccccctggactgtgaAAATACAATTCTACTtcctgggaccagtgaagacaggccCTACcaaagggtttgagcagggagtgaCAACTTTATATTACACgtatattttatatacacatgtatttttattgtattcacCTTGTCACTTTAAGAATAGTAAGCACTTGTGTAAATACACCTTTGAGATCACCTTCACATATTtaagttcaattctttggccacaTCACAGTAAACCCTTTTCTGCAAGTCCTACACTAACCTGGAGACATGCTCTTCATCTCGCTCATGGAAGAAATGTCTCAATAGAGCGGTCATCCACAAGTGTACGATATGCAATTAAAACTAGGCTGGGTGATCTTGAAACCAGGGGGAGAGAAGTCAGACAGCTGCACCAGTAGCACGCGTTTTACACAAATACAGAATATAGTTAGTTTGGAGCTTGCTGGGACTATTTCTAGATGTCCATTGGTAACAATTGCTTTCTTCCCCTGTTAAAAGAACAGTTacaggtagtgtaggacctgcagaaAAGTGTTTACCATGATCTGGTGTCAGGCTTGtattgctttggccaaagaatgtaactaaataacccttacttACGCGAGGCTGGGTGattaactacttgttggtccaataaaaaaaagGGTTATCATTccacccctactccctctccatcctgttactacatggaaggaccaACACAGCTTTCCCCCTCACCCCAAGGCTGAGCTCACTCTGCCTACTTCCCAAGGCTGAGCTCACTCTGCCTACTTCCCGACGTTGCATGCGTCCGCACGCCTGTCTGCCGGGCGATGTGATGCGTCCGCACGCCTGTCTGCCgggcgatgtgtgaacatccccagcagactgaatGAACCGACAGTAGGCGAGACCGGGaatatttagaaaaaataaaataatagcgCTTTCATtcattggctggcgaagtacacgtgacgcggctgccgcACGAAATCACAAACTCAGTTGTCTCCCCGAGTTGCGGCAGCGCAGCGCTGTACTTCACCGCAGGGAGCAGTTTCAAGTCTGAAAATTCCAATTGCCAAACATGAAAGTTACAGACCTGCGTGCGCGTCATGTAGCTAGCAGAGTGAGCGGGGCCTTATTTGCTTACTTAAGAGGATAGCATTCAACGTTATAATTTGGCAGATTGGATGTAGCATCTTGTCATACATGTCACCAAcccagcactccttttgacacaaatgtaTTATAGTAGGTTTTGGTTGAACTTGCTGGGACTGTAGGTTTGCACAATAAACCagggaattaaaaatatatatcatgaATACGAACTGCCCGCCATCATAAAATATTAGGACCCCAAACCTGCCTATATTACTCGTTGGCAAGTGCATGAAAGAGGACAGAGCTAATTATTTTCTAGTGTTTGTGAACTGCCTGCTAGAAAATATGTTCCGCAAACCACTAAAATGTCACCAACCCACTAgaacagcggtgtgcaaactgggtgggggaggggccaTGGGATGGCATGAGGCCTCGGCAACCTATTACTTACAGAGACTCAGACAGCTGCCGACATGTCGCCATGTCAACGCAGCAGCAAATGACGGCGCGGgatcatgtgaccccgcggcgtcaattTACTCAGGAAACAGAGGCGCTAGCACCGGGGCAGCAGGCAGGGGgacagctgcaaaagtttgcacaTCCCAGCACTAGAATATTGCCAACAAAAAATATTGATCCAGTAGTGCCCTGAGCTCAGATTGACACTAACCACATCAGTGTATAGGGAGCTAGCACGGCACAAGTTTGGAGCACCATCAGTAATTGACAATTGTGGTTTGTGACCTCACTAAGCATGTAGTCTCTCCACAGGTTTAGCAACCCACTATACCACATGGGATCTGCCATTACTTATTTTGCAAACCCCTTTAAGACCTCACAAACCACTTGTTGGGAGTCAGAATACCATGTCTCATGTCTCCAGGACAGCACCAACactgttgtaaaaaaaaacaaaaacagattgCCAAGTAGACTGGAAAACTTCCTTTATTTACATCACAATGCAGATTATTTCAGCGGAATAAACCGAGAGGAGTGGGTGGCACCAATACCAGGTCTACCGTGTTTTACTGGCTTGTAAGTGATGGAAAACTCTCCAAGGTAATGACCAATCATCTCCGGCTGAAAGGAGGAAAGACAAGTCAGAGGGCGCAGTGTGACAGTCACCAAGCAGAGTGACAGCAGTCCTCATCACTGCAGGTACACAACTGTCTTATCACATCCACTACTCTTGAAATCCCCAGTCCCAttggaaaaaaaagaaataaaagagcCCTCATTTAAAATTGCACTAAAACCTCAGACGGCTGCAATGTTAAGAAAAACAAAGGATTTTCAGTAAATGTTTTACAGACAGAAACCCCTTCACAATGTTTCAGGCGTAGAAAATAGCGTAATTTAAGAGGCAATCCAAGGCAGTGGGATACAGATACATATCTGCATACCCGGCCtgcgtgccaataggaagccgtgacataatTGGTGCGGTTTTCCATTTGCCCATGTGAAGCAGGAGCGTCAAACTTGAAAGCTCTGCATGCTGAGCCAGAGCAGCTACTGGCACGCAGCTACTGGCACCTAGTTTGGAGGCATCTCCTGAAgttgggggtccccggagcagaaattAACAGGTGTCAGTTATGGAGACCGAGTTTCaattcaaatttttttttagatCGCCATCTTGGAGTGCCCCTTTAATGGGTAACTCATAGAATCTCTATGCAGTTCATCCACCCCAGGACATACGATCCTAGCGCTTAATGTGTGTAGAGTGGTGATAGGGTTATATATTATAGACATTATCTAGAACTCAAGAGTAACTGCACACCCACCATCTTATTAATCTCCTCACCAGTCACCAAGACGACATTTTTTGCCATCGCCTCCTACACCTTCAGTCATCCCCCGACATGTTCACATTATACCCCATGTTTCTCACCTTAATCTCCACCTGGTTGAAGGCCTTGCCATTGTACACTCCCACCATGCTCCCCACCATCTCTGGCAGGATGATCATGTCCCTCAGATGAGTCTTGATGACCTCTGGTTTCTCCATGGGAGGAGCCTCCTTCTTGGCCTTTCGCAGACGCTTCAGGAGAGAATTCTGCTTGCGGCGCAGGCCCCGGTTCAGACGCCGACGCTGACGGGCACAGTACAGTTGCATGATCTGCTCACTGAGAAAGGATACAGGGTGAGACCAGAGATGCAGACACCCAACAATCACCCGTCCCAGGCCATAAAACAAAGGCACATCAAGCTGTGCTATACAGTGATTACAAGCATCCATACACCCGTGCTCCCACAGATGGGTCCCTGCTATTTACAGGGAACAAAGGACAGGGAGTTGGTGCGAGACTGCTTAAAGCCCTTTATGAATGAGTAAAGTTTGCAGGCAAACACTGTATTGCTATACACTCACTAGGACATATCGAGCAGCTGGTCCAGATCCACCCCACGGTAGGTGAATTTCCTGAAGGTTCTTTTCTTCTTCTGCTCAACGTccgcctaaaaaaaaaaaaaaaaaaaaccccatggcCAACAGATCAAACATCATGTCACAATATCCATTGACTATGCACTGTCACTGCACTCTAAAAAGTACTGTGTGTACAGAGTAACTACTGTACACAGTAACATGTATCTATCCCctcaaataatatatatttagtcTTATTTTTTTACCCAGGCACAGGCTACTTTTTCCTGGAAAAAGAATTGGTTAAAAACCAAAGAAAAGTCTGACATAGCAAGGGGGGAGAAATCAAAGTGTCAGTGGGCCAGacagacatatcgcaagaagaaattaccatcacTCAACAAAGATGGTACTCTACTTGATTCCAAGAGAAAATAAATGAGcaagacgaccaaaagtaagatgggatgaAATCAGAAAGTTGGGTGGAGCAACAGTGGAGAAAAGGCTTGCAAtaggagatcattggggagggcTTCATCTAGGGCTGTAGAgaattaatgtatatttatatgcATTAGAGGGCACTCACATACCATGCTTGGAGCAAGTATTTCTTATTAAGTTTACAGTATTCGACATGAGCCCAGGCATCATGGGTCAACCACTAATTTAATTGACGTCCTGTGGGTGCCAGAGATATCTTCCTGTGATATAGATAGATCTATATATCCAGCATACTTttaactaataaaaaaaaaagtgcatgctTTATTTGCAGGTGTTAGTTTGTCACTGTTGATACTGTCCATAGTGCTGTGTATCTATACCCTCACAGCAACACTACATATACACAGCACTAATAGAGCCATTTACAGAATTCACAACTACACTGCATACTGGACACAGGACGAAATATTACATCACTATACGACACTGAACCGGCACCAAAACCCTCACAATCGCCTTCACTGGTATAAATGGGAAGTGCATGGAGGATGCGGGACATGCTCCGAAACCCTTCCTACATTAAACATAACATTATCCTCCCCCTCCCGTCAGATTGCAGCAGGAAGGAGGTTACCCGGTGTAATGAACCCCTATTGGATTCACTAGCCGAGCGGATTGACTTCACAGCTCTCGTTAAAATGATCTTGCAGGCCTCACGCCAATCACGTCTGCACAAGAGGAGACAGCAATATTTCAAGCAGGCATCTTTAGAGCCGCTGACCCTGAAGGAAAGATCTCCCACAGATAGCATACATACAACGTTAAGGAACGCCTGTAGGAAGTACAAGCACCCGATACACACGGGAGCatcacaataaaaacattatcTGACCCAAACCCTCCACAAATAACACTCAATTCGGACCCCCCGGAGTGTCTAGTATCACCAGGGCCCCGACACAGAGGAAGCGGCGCGGCCCCGGTGGCGGATTACACCCGATTATCATCGCGGGAGTAGGAGAAACACCCACCATCTTGTTAGGAGCTCTTCGAAAAGGAAAGATCCCGTACGTGCGCCAGCAGATATCGCGAGAGGTTCAACTCTTTCCGGCGCGGGATGGCTCGTCACGTTCGGTTGGACCAAATAAGTACTTCCGCCAGTCCGTATGGAAGCTGTTGGCGGACATGTTTGTTTAGGGCAGCAAAATGATTTGGCGTATAAAATGGTAAATATAATGAGAAAGAGGGGACAAACATTAGATAACACCATTGGGTCTCCTGACAGGTGTAGCCAGCTCCTGGGTATTTGCATGTGATAGGGATTGGATCTGCAGCATTTGGAAATATTCTCAGGGGAACAATAACcccctgttttttattttttagctcATGAGACTACAATCAAAATACCATTAAAACTTGGTCACAGGGCTGAGCTaggattgccaggtgtccagtattgaaccggactgtcctgtatttgggcactctgtccagtaaaaatgtTGAGGTAATACTTGAGATGTATATGAAATTATACATTtctatttttttcattcttgtctCATTCCCCTGAGAAGCCTATATGAATGTAACGCCTGTAatgttatgtagccaggtcaacCCTCGTTGCCCTGTGACCCCCATTACGTCCGTGGCCGGGATCGTTGttgggtgctgccggagccaagcggcagacccgacggccaatcTGGAGGgtggggccgagcagggagcgctccggtggctcccgtatagggcgccgccatgttgcacaagttcgtgcatgcgcagtgagtgccgGCGGCCCTGAACagtggcgcatgcgcagttgcagcgcgcgaacgctagcctaccagggaaggctcttggaagggactacaagtcccatgagcctcatcagcaccccatgtgacgccagggagccaatagggctgaagggtTGCCCTGCAGGACCAGGAATTGATACATTTCGCACGCTGGAGAAGCAAGGTCAGTCAGGACCAGAAAGAGTAAGGGATAAGAGGTGCGTgaaggggtctgtgacccgctgcatcaggccagcaacccccctaggttagggaccctgccccattagctgtttgctagttagggacacagcggacgctgcgttccccgccaagaggcttgggctcaagcccacGCCATAaggagagctggactatcttcaggttgggatcgcccctgacggatcgctacgcggtggatcctggatgtcgtgcaggaactcgtctgatcctttgagaagattctttaaagccaggtgccgccgcaccaggcaggtatcgttataagtgcatcaacaaagtactcacacatagtggcagcgctgactacgggacaagggggttatactgtggacacggtgtgggggtacacggtggtgggcacggGGTATACGCTCCTAgcgggagtgactgacacttgagactTTGGTACAGTTACTGAGTTGCTAATATATATGGTTAATGTGTTGTGTTattgatgctgcatatagtaaatggttatacctatactccagtgtatgtgattactatatgtgggtcctgtgtagggtacattctatactcctagaatcctgcataggtggaggcgctgatcaagagacgttccagagagcaccccaggttcccagcaagcggaggctcaggcccctggtgaacctgcaggtatacacacCACAGCTGGTAACACCTAGTTTCCCCCTCACACATACTCTATATgcggttgggtgggggaatacccgttacagttaGTATCTTGCACCCTGAGCATGTCTTGCtcttacatttgtatatatatttctagttaaaaaaaaaatcttaatttcTACTGCAGGGGTAGCCAACCCTTGGCCCACAACGGCATTTTATATGGCCCGTGTCCATCCCCCAATCCACCACCAGCACCAGATGTTGGACTTGAAAAAACAAATTGGTAGAACAGCGAGAACCGAACAGCACCAATCAACTCACcagaagtagaaaaaataaaaaagttttattggatcacatactaaaaaacaaactaacatgAAAAaatccctcctacgcgtttcaggctctccagccctttctcaaggagtataacaGGGGTCTGATAAGATGatgtatatatagcccctcctctaAACTCTCAGACACCTGTAGTATATACAGATGATTGAAACATACATATTAACCCTAGAATGTGTATGGGTCTCCCTGTTCATTATGGATAGGAAAAACAATGGATAATCAAACTGTACCAAAGTAGATATCAATTGATAGTTTACAGAGAATAAACAAGGAAAACTACAATGAGGTAAAGCCCAAAAGGTTATataaatgtaacgggtgttccctctggcctgacccacccaatctcatattggcccgtgtagtctaaccagtcccccattacaaggcgtgtgtggtggtgcacctgcaagtaacaggac
It encodes:
- the RPS15 gene encoding small ribosomal subunit protein uS19, encoding MADVEQKKKRTFRKFTYRGVDLDQLLDMSYEQIMQLYCARQRRRLNRGLRRKQNSLLKRLRKAKKEAPPMEKPEVIKTHLRDMIILPEMVGSMVGVYNGKAFNQVEIKPEMIGHYLGEFSITYKPVKHGRPGIGATHSSRFIPLK